A single Micromonospora luteifusca DNA region contains:
- a CDS encoding potassium channel family protein, with protein sequence MSAKRADGGGVVVIGLGRFGCHLAGSLARMNREVLAIDRNPAQVQRWSAQLDRVVQADSTEEGALRQLGITSFGRAVVAIGASVEASVLTVLALVELGLPQVWARATSQKHAKILSSVGAHHVIFPEAETGDRVAHLIVSQLLDFIEFDDDFAIATVRVPESLVGRTLLDLRPEERYGVRVVGAKLPGERFRYTSDDTALPHGGVLIVEGGIDQVQRFAGQR encoded by the coding sequence GTGTCGGCAAAGAGAGCGGACGGCGGCGGCGTCGTGGTGATCGGGCTGGGTCGCTTCGGCTGCCATCTGGCCGGGTCGTTGGCCCGGATGAACCGCGAGGTGTTGGCGATCGATCGCAATCCGGCGCAGGTGCAGCGCTGGTCGGCGCAGCTCGACCGGGTCGTCCAAGCGGACTCGACCGAGGAGGGCGCGCTGCGGCAGCTCGGGATCACCAGCTTCGGTCGGGCGGTGGTGGCCATCGGGGCCTCGGTGGAGGCGAGTGTGCTCACCGTGCTGGCGCTGGTCGAGCTGGGCCTGCCACAGGTCTGGGCCCGGGCGACCTCACAGAAGCACGCCAAGATCTTGTCCTCGGTGGGCGCACACCACGTGATCTTTCCGGAGGCGGAGACGGGGGACCGGGTCGCGCACCTGATCGTCAGCCAACTGCTGGACTTCATCGAGTTCGACGACGATTTCGCCATCGCCACCGTCCGGGTGCCGGAGTCCCTGGTCGGGCGCACCCTGCTCGACCTGCGACCGGAGGAGCGCTACGGGGTTCGGGTGGTCGGCGCCAAACTGCCGGGTGAACGTTTCCGCTACACCTCGGACGACACCGCGCTCCCGCACGGTGGGGTGCTCATCGTCGAGGGTGGGATCGACCAGGTTCAGCGGTTCGCGGGGCAGCGCTGA
- a CDS encoding TrkH family potassium uptake protein, with protein MRRLFRNPVRLVPFAFLVPILLGTGLLMARWATIDHERPPVVTALFTATSAVSVTGMAINDTPNYWSDWGLLVITLLTQLGGLGILTVAALVILVVSSQLGLRNRLLVQAETAEFGVGDVGRLLRRIAVTVFACEAVMTALIAGRLWLAYDYPPGRALWSGVFHAVQGFNNGGFSLYSDGLLAFSRDPWVSLPLAVGTIIGGLGFPALFEAVREWRQPAHWAVSTKLTIWGSAVLLLIGFAGLLAAEWTNARTIGQYDVPGKMLASFTQIALSRTGGFSVLNIAALHEESYPLLIVLMFIGGGSASTAGGIKVSTFFLLAFTIWAELRGEPDVTVGHRRVANASQRQAVTVTLLGVALIALGTMTLLLLTEGVRFVAALFEVTSAFSTTGLSTGLASELPAGGQLTLTVLMFIGRVGPLTLGSAIALNTRRRLYRYPQEQPIVG; from the coding sequence GTGCGCCGGCTTTTCCGCAACCCCGTGCGGCTGGTGCCGTTCGCGTTCCTGGTGCCGATCCTGCTCGGTACCGGGTTGCTCATGGCGCGCTGGGCGACCATCGATCATGAGCGCCCGCCGGTGGTCACCGCGCTCTTCACCGCCACCTCGGCCGTGTCGGTCACCGGCATGGCGATCAACGACACGCCCAACTACTGGTCCGACTGGGGACTGCTGGTGATCACCCTGCTCACCCAGCTCGGCGGTCTCGGCATCCTCACCGTCGCGGCACTGGTCATCCTGGTGGTCTCCAGTCAGCTCGGGCTGCGCAACCGGCTCCTCGTGCAGGCTGAGACGGCGGAATTCGGCGTCGGCGATGTTGGGCGGCTGCTACGCCGGATCGCGGTGACCGTCTTCGCCTGCGAGGCGGTGATGACGGCACTGATCGCCGGTCGACTCTGGCTGGCCTACGACTACCCACCCGGGCGGGCCCTCTGGTCGGGTGTCTTCCACGCCGTGCAGGGTTTCAACAACGGTGGCTTCTCGCTCTACTCGGACGGTCTGCTGGCCTTCAGCCGCGACCCGTGGGTGTCGCTGCCCCTGGCGGTCGGCACGATCATCGGAGGGCTCGGGTTCCCCGCGCTGTTCGAAGCGGTCCGTGAGTGGCGCCAGCCGGCGCACTGGGCGGTGTCGACCAAGTTGACCATCTGGGGCAGCGCGGTGCTGCTGCTGATCGGCTTCGCCGGTCTGCTTGCCGCCGAGTGGACCAACGCGAGGACGATCGGCCAGTACGACGTACCCGGCAAGATGCTCGCGTCGTTCACCCAGATCGCGTTGAGCCGCACCGGCGGCTTCAGCGTCCTGAACATCGCCGCCCTGCACGAGGAGAGCTACCCCCTGCTGATCGTGCTGATGTTCATCGGTGGGGGCAGTGCCAGCACGGCCGGAGGCATCAAGGTTTCCACGTTCTTCCTGCTGGCATTCACCATCTGGGCCGAGCTGCGCGGCGAGCCCGACGTGACGGTCGGGCATCGGCGGGTGGCGAACGCCAGTCAGCGGCAGGCGGTCACCGTGACACTGCTCGGCGTCGCGCTGATCGCCCTCGGAACGATGACGTTGCTGCTGCTCACCGAGGGCGTCCGCTTCGTCGCGGCCCTGTTCGAGGTCACCTCCGCGTTCAGCACCACCGGCCTGTCCACCGGTCTGGCCAGCGAACTGCCTGCCGGCGGTCAACTGACCCTGACCGTGCTGATGTTCATCGGCCGGGTCGGGCCGCTCACTCTCGGGTCGGCGATCGCCCTGAACACGCGACGCCGGCTCTACCGCTATCCCCAGGAACAACCCATCGTCGGCTAG